A single genomic interval of Roseofilum reptotaenium CS-1145 harbors:
- a CDS encoding helix-turn-helix transcriptional regulator: MPKYQDIYPSEPLIQSIGLVRPTAADLLTLEYFEAEPASMPIDKYEQHHIILNLKEEPHRVENWRDGENRDFIYHKNEIIVTPAGVSSGWRWHVKTQCIIITLDPAKFESFAQIELGILLSTQQLKDLPQFLDEDITQSGVQLLEALQCQIGSQVMFESFARIFLTKLILKYGLQTEEYNFSKSFMAQQYKQVLNYIATYYGSNILLEDMAAQAGLSASHFSRLFKQTIGQSPYQFLMHYRIEQAKKMLDNPNTLMIDIAMNCGFSDQAHFCRVFKKIANLTPKQYRQKQV, from the coding sequence ATGCCTAAGTATCAAGATATCTACCCATCTGAGCCACTCATTCAAAGCATTGGTTTAGTGCGCCCCACAGCAGCAGATTTACTGACTTTGGAATACTTTGAAGCAGAACCCGCTTCAATGCCTATCGATAAGTACGAACAGCATCATATTATCCTCAATCTAAAAGAAGAACCCCATCGTGTAGAAAATTGGCGCGACGGTGAAAATCGAGACTTTATCTACCACAAAAATGAAATTATTGTTACTCCTGCTGGTGTGTCAAGTGGTTGGAGATGGCATGTTAAGACTCAATGCATTATTATCACCCTCGATCCGGCTAAATTTGAAAGCTTTGCTCAAATTGAGTTAGGAATTTTACTTTCAACTCAACAATTAAAAGATTTACCCCAATTCCTCGATGAAGATATTACCCAGTCGGGAGTCCAACTCCTAGAGGCTTTACAATGTCAAATTGGTTCACAGGTAATGTTTGAATCCTTTGCACGTATATTTTTAACCAAACTAATTCTCAAATATGGGTTACAAACAGAAGAATATAATTTCTCTAAAAGCTTTATGGCTCAACAGTACAAGCAAGTTCTGAATTATATTGCCACTTATTATGGCAGTAACATTTTACTCGAAGATATGGCAGCCCAAGCCGGTCTCAGTGCTTCCCATTTTTCTCGTTTATTCAAACAAACAATTGGTCAAAGCCCTTATCAATTTTTGATGCATTACCGCATCGAACAAGCGAAGAAAATGCTTGATAATCCCAATACCTTGATGATTGATATCGCGATGAACTGTGGATTTTCCGATCAGGCTCATTTTTGTCGTGTATTTAAAAAGATAGCAAACCTCACTCCAAAACAATATAGGCAAAAGCAAGTATAG
- a CDS encoding alpha/beta hydrolase codes for MQKPLLATATVAVTATVAMLQLSLTNNAEAANMKEVNFESNNQNLVGNLYLPDDYQEGDKLPGVVVTGAWTTVKEQMPATYAEELADRGYAVLAFDFRNWGKSGGNERQLENPANKTQDIIAAAHYLTTRPEVDTNRIGGLGICASAGYMADAAVQSDDIQAIALVAPWLHNQKIVNEIYGGEESVRSLIDLSQKAQARYETTGELSLAPAASTTDKDAIMYQVPYYTETDRGAIPEYVNQFNLASWEGWLTYDAITIADRLTKPVMIVHSQEAAIPQGAQQFYSRLSGDKQQLWLEEVTQFDFYDSPNAVTQASDAVAEYFEQTI; via the coding sequence ATGCAAAAGCCTCTTTTAGCGACTGCTACCGTTGCAGTGACTGCTACCGTTGCTATGCTGCAATTATCTCTCACGAATAATGCGGAAGCAGCAAATATGAAAGAAGTAAATTTTGAGAGTAATAATCAAAACTTAGTGGGAAATCTTTATCTTCCCGATGATTACCAAGAAGGAGATAAACTCCCCGGAGTCGTAGTCACTGGTGCTTGGACAACAGTAAAAGAACAAATGCCCGCAACTTATGCTGAAGAATTAGCAGATCGTGGTTATGCAGTTTTGGCTTTTGATTTTCGCAACTGGGGAAAATCTGGCGGAAACGAACGTCAGTTGGAAAATCCAGCCAACAAGACTCAGGATATTATTGCTGCGGCTCATTATTTAACCACACGCCCGGAAGTAGACACGAATAGAATTGGTGGTTTGGGTATTTGCGCAAGTGCCGGATATATGGCAGATGCAGCGGTACAAAGTGACGATATTCAGGCGATCGCTTTAGTGGCACCCTGGTTGCACAATCAGAAAATTGTTAATGAAATATATGGCGGCGAAGAATCCGTCAGAAGTTTGATCGATCTCAGTCAAAAGGCACAAGCTAGATATGAAACAACTGGGGAATTATCTTTAGCCCCTGCTGCAAGTACAACCGACAAAGATGCCATCATGTATCAAGTTCCCTACTACACAGAAACAGATCGGGGCGCTATTCCGGAGTATGTGAATCAATTTAACCTTGCTTCCTGGGAAGGCTGGTTGACGTACGATGCCATTACTATCGCCGATCGTTTAACTAAACCCGTGATGATTGTTCATTCACAAGAGGCGGCAATTCCTCAAGGTGCGCAACAATTTTACAGTCGTTTGTCAGGGGATAAACAACAACTTTGGTTAGAAGAGGTTACGCAGTTTGATTTTTATGACTCGCCTAATGCGGTGACTCAAGCTAGCGATGCCGTAGCAGAATACTTTGAACAAACGATTTAA
- a CDS encoding RNA ligase (ATP) — protein MRKLATIEQIKSSQLVPNADSLDVVQVRGWQVVTKRNEFQVGDLAVYFEIDSFLPIRPEFEFLRSSSFKRMGEEEGFRLRTVKLRKQLSQGLVLPVGTFPELAEHNCSIGDDVTELLGVQKYEPPIPASLSGVVKGAFPSVIPKTDQERIQNLWESYAATLEDVAFEETVKLDGSSMTVYVREGEVGVCSRNLDLKCDRPDKPRNILWQVALKLDLLELLPPLNRNLAIQGELIGPGIQKNNEKLTEPAWFVFDIWDIDRQQYFSASERLSFVQQLGLQHVPVISESIQVFHKFSSLEELLSHADGPSLNASRREGLVYKSLEPVDGEMVSFKAISNRWLLKNESG, from the coding sequence ATGAGAAAACTGGCAACAATCGAGCAAATAAAGTCTTCGCAGCTTGTGCCCAATGCTGATTCGCTGGATGTCGTTCAGGTACGAGGCTGGCAAGTGGTCACCAAGCGCAACGAATTTCAGGTGGGGGATCTGGCTGTCTACTTCGAGATCGATTCTTTTCTCCCCATTCGCCCTGAATTTGAATTTCTCCGATCTAGCTCCTTCAAACGTATGGGAGAAGAAGAGGGATTTCGTTTGCGAACCGTCAAGTTGCGCAAACAACTTTCCCAAGGTTTGGTCTTGCCGGTAGGGACATTTCCGGAACTGGCAGAGCACAACTGCTCCATAGGGGATGATGTCACCGAGCTATTGGGAGTGCAGAAATACGAGCCTCCGATTCCAGCTTCTTTATCTGGGGTGGTGAAAGGAGCATTCCCTAGCGTTATTCCGAAAACCGACCAAGAACGGATTCAAAACCTCTGGGAATCTTATGCTGCTACTCTCGAGGATGTTGCCTTTGAGGAAACCGTTAAGCTCGATGGCTCTTCCATGACGGTGTACGTCCGAGAGGGTGAGGTTGGAGTTTGCTCGCGTAACCTAGACCTGAAGTGCGATCGCCCCGACAAGCCCCGCAATATTCTCTGGCAAGTCGCTCTGAAGCTAGATTTGCTCGAACTGCTGCCTCCACTCAATCGGAACCTAGCCATTCAAGGCGAGTTAATTGGTCCTGGTATTCAGAAAAATAACGAGAAGCTGACAGAACCGGCTTGGTTTGTCTTTGATATTTGGGACATCGATCGCCAGCAATATTTCTCGGCATCAGAGCGGCTCTCTTTTGTCCAACAGCTCGGCTTGCAGCATGTGCCCGTCATCTCTGAATCTATTCAAGTCTTCCATAAGTTTTCTTCCCTTGAGGAGTTGCTCTCTCATGCGGATGGCCCATCTTTAAATGCCAGTAGACGAGAGGGCTTGGTGTACAAATCCCTAGAACCAGTTGATGGAGAGATGGTTTCTTTCAAGGCGATCTCCAATCGATGGTTACTCAAGAATGAATCAGGTTAA
- a CDS encoding nuclear transport factor 2 family protein: MTRSLTATWNPSINRSPKILMNQFLSTTIAGVFLMTTTVNVADAFDVTALDKAAIHTIIHSVSTLADRGDFESLEKLFAEAVKVDYTSAFGGESELKSPQALMTQWASLLPGFERTHHQLSNIEIQIKGNSATATADVSADHYLNEMFWQIAGSYEYGFVKKDGQWTIDKMTFIAESEEGSRDIIAQALEQAKINYSSYLQRQQVKQVVIDFLQSLEDKDMDKFATLWAENAILDMPFSPEGYPKRVEGKEALIQHYAAWPEISGRADFTDRLVFYPMQDATMIFAEWYGDVEMTSTGKQYKQRYGGLFHVVDGKIELFREYYDPMVFRDAFGLDADKK, from the coding sequence ATGACACGATCGCTCACTGCTACTTGGAATCCCTCTATTAACCGATCGCCGAAAATTCTCATGAACCAGTTTCTTTCCACCACTATTGCAGGAGTATTTTTAATGACAACTACAGTTAATGTTGCTGATGCATTTGATGTAACAGCACTAGATAAAGCTGCGATTCATACCATTATTCACAGCGTGTCCACCTTAGCCGATCGAGGTGATTTTGAAAGTTTGGAAAAGCTTTTTGCCGAAGCAGTTAAAGTCGATTACACTTCAGCATTTGGTGGAGAAAGTGAACTAAAAAGTCCCCAAGCATTGATGACTCAATGGGCAAGCCTCTTACCGGGATTCGAGCGCACTCATCATCAACTCTCGAATATTGAAATCCAGATCAAGGGAAATAGCGCAACGGCTACAGCCGATGTTAGTGCCGATCATTATCTCAATGAAATGTTTTGGCAAATTGCAGGAAGCTATGAATATGGCTTCGTCAAAAAAGACGGACAATGGACGATCGATAAAATGACCTTTATCGCTGAGTCGGAAGAAGGCAGTCGCGATATTATTGCCCAAGCTCTGGAACAAGCAAAAATCAACTATTCCAGTTATCTACAACGCCAACAAGTCAAGCAAGTCGTTATTGATTTCTTGCAATCCTTGGAAGATAAAGATATGGATAAATTTGCGACTCTTTGGGCGGAAAATGCGATATTGGATATGCCTTTTTCTCCTGAAGGTTACCCCAAACGGGTAGAAGGAAAAGAGGCTTTAATTCAACATTATGCGGCCTGGCCCGAAATTAGCGGTCGAGCTGATTTTACCGATCGACTCGTCTTTTATCCCATGCAAGATGCCACCATGATTTTTGCTGAATGGTATGGTGATGTAGAGATGACTTCTACAGGAAAACAATACAAACAGCGATATGGCGGATTGTTTCACGTTGTTGATGGTAAAATAGAACTCTTTCGAGAATATTACGATCCAATGGTGTTCAGAGATGCTTTTGGTCTAGATGCTGATAAAAAGTAA
- a CDS encoding XisI protein — protein sequence MGRLDEYRQAVLEVIAEHHKYKSSYGDLEQFIISDTQNDHYQLTSIGWNGDRRIFSSLIHIDIKGDKIWIQHDGTEIGVANQLIELGIPQKAIVLGFHDPNARKFTEFAID from the coding sequence ATGGGAAGATTAGATGAGTACCGCCAAGCTGTTCTGGAAGTCATAGCAGAACATCATAAATATAAATCGTCTTATGGCGACCTAGAACAATTTATCATTAGCGATACGCAAAACGACCATTATCAACTGACAAGTATTGGCTGGAATGGCGATCGCAGAATATTTAGTTCCTTAATTCATATCGATATCAAAGGCGATAAAATTTGGATTCAGCATGATGGTACGGAAATTGGCGTGGCGAATCAACTGATTGAGTTAGGCATACCCCAAAAAGCGATCGTCCTGGGTTTTCACGACCCCAATGCTCGCAAGTTTACCGAGTTTGCGATCGATTAA
- a CDS encoding ankyrin repeat domain-containing protein produces the protein MNQHIGRGGIVDWNSLRKSLSETQRYEKIHYLAEEGNSTLVKTYLQCKGDPNVVGANGVTPLYLAAREGHFEVVRLLVENGAEVNQKVLSGSRESSAIFTAIYYKRDRIVEFLLKNGVEPDIYLAAALGDLETLKHLLADEDNINSPNTNLDKPSLGGASLLHLASCRDSLPVTEFLLEKGADIHIRDTYGDTPLHDAARRNALAVARLLIDRGAKLDAEPEKEDTPLHRACRYGHVEMIELLLDNGAERNALGWNHKTPINEAIQGNYPEAVKVLIDRGVYLGGIRYYTFYGNDNTEHSSKRPLTLARELGDREEIIELLIANGAKEFGDDILSANPSLALLVGGVIVLLAHLSMHYLSAFLCDITATPCIPPPY, from the coding sequence TTGAATCAACATATTGGAAGAGGTGGGATTGTGGACTGGAATTCGTTACGCAAGTCTTTGTCGGAGACCCAGAGATACGAGAAAATCCACTATTTAGCTGAAGAAGGCAATAGTACATTGGTCAAAACCTATCTCCAATGTAAAGGAGATCCAAATGTTGTAGGGGCTAATGGGGTAACCCCTTTATATTTAGCAGCACGAGAAGGCCATTTCGAGGTTGTGCGGCTTCTGGTCGAGAATGGAGCTGAGGTTAATCAAAAAGTATTGAGTGGCTCTCGAGAATCTTCTGCGATTTTTACGGCAATTTACTACAAGCGCGATCGCATTGTCGAGTTTCTCTTAAAAAATGGGGTAGAACCCGATATTTATTTAGCAGCAGCTTTGGGAGATCTCGAAACCTTAAAACATCTGCTCGCCGATGAGGATAATATTAATTCTCCCAATACCAATCTGGATAAACCTTCCCTGGGAGGAGCAAGTTTATTACATCTGGCAAGCTGCCGAGATTCACTTCCAGTCACGGAATTTTTGCTCGAAAAAGGAGCCGACATTCATATTCGCGATACATATGGCGATACCCCTCTCCATGATGCTGCCAGGCGCAATGCACTTGCCGTTGCGCGACTTTTGATCGATCGCGGAGCCAAGCTTGATGCCGAGCCAGAAAAAGAAGACACGCCCTTACATCGAGCCTGTAGATACGGTCATGTAGAGATGATAGAACTACTATTAGATAATGGAGCTGAGAGGAATGCACTCGGTTGGAATCATAAAACTCCTATCAATGAGGCTATTCAAGGAAATTACCCAGAAGCAGTGAAGGTGCTAATCGATCGCGGTGTATACTTGGGTGGCATTCGTTATTATACTTTTTATGGTAACGATAATACAGAGCATTCGAGCAAACGTCCGCTAACTTTAGCCAGAGAACTGGGAGATAGGGAAGAAATTATTGAGTTGCTAATTGCTAATGGAGCTAAGGAATTTGGCGACGATATTTTATCAGCAAACCCTTCCTTAGCCTTATTAGTTGGTGGCGTAATAGTACTCCTAGCCCATCTGTCTATGCATTACTTGTCCGCATTTCTATGCGATATCACAGCAACTCCATGTATACCTCCTCCTTATTAA
- the rppB gene encoding two-component system sensor histidine kinase RppB, whose amino-acid sequence MKSSPLFRHSRLRLAFWYALVMGAILSVSALGMYRSLVRSNWQAMEREMESIAGTLHDSLEPMLPASENPTTVLRQILPELCLVGQPCNFNPTLIERHTIGISDRSTYFLRLFNHQGQLLAFSPNQPANLSGILKDTPWQTLTSEGIRYHQFTIILHCAYPHSVGDRHNHKSSWGYLQLGRTLQPFDAEVRRIQTILAIGFPLILGIVVMSSWWLSGLAMQPIYQSYQQQQQFTANAAHELRSPLANLLATIEAMLRIPSSKPEDLTPMLHTLERQGRRLSHLITDLLLLTRLEDRVPSNSFQYCCLNDLVGDLVEEFSEVAMRADIDLIEQIPDRSIQVLGDDSQLYRLVSNLIANAIQYTPSKGQVVVSLTVKERQALIQVRDTGIGIAKEEQPRIFDRFYRVDSDRARTTGGTGLGLAIARAIAHHHQGDLTVTSQLGQGSLFTIALTLIHS is encoded by the coding sequence ATGAAAAGTTCTCCACTTTTTCGTCACAGTCGCCTTCGTTTAGCGTTTTGGTATGCCTTAGTGATGGGGGCAATTTTAAGTGTATCGGCGTTGGGTATGTATCGTTCCCTGGTGCGATCGAATTGGCAAGCAATGGAACGGGAAATGGAGTCGATCGCGGGAACACTTCACGATAGCTTAGAACCGATGTTGCCTGCCTCAGAAAACCCTACCACTGTGTTAAGGCAGATTTTGCCGGAATTGTGTTTAGTGGGACAACCGTGTAATTTTAATCCGACTTTAATTGAAAGACATACCATTGGTATTAGCGATCGCAGCACCTATTTCCTACGGCTGTTTAATCATCAGGGGCAACTGCTGGCTTTTTCTCCCAATCAACCGGCGAATCTTTCTGGCATCTTAAAGGATACTCCCTGGCAAACTCTCACCAGTGAGGGGATTCGTTATCACCAATTTACGATTATTTTACACTGTGCTTATCCTCATTCCGTTGGCGATCGCCACAATCACAAATCATCTTGGGGTTATTTGCAACTGGGACGAACTTTACAACCCTTTGATGCTGAAGTTAGACGCATACAAACGATCTTAGCGATCGGGTTTCCCCTAATTTTAGGGATAGTGGTGATGTCGAGTTGGTGGCTTTCCGGATTAGCCATGCAACCGATTTATCAATCGTATCAACAACAACAACAGTTTACCGCTAATGCAGCCCATGAGTTGCGATCGCCCCTGGCTAATTTGTTAGCAACCATAGAAGCCATGTTAAGAATACCCTCCTCAAAACCCGAAGATTTAACCCCAATGTTGCACACTCTAGAAAGACAAGGAAGACGCTTAAGCCATCTAATTACAGATTTACTCTTATTAACTCGTCTGGAAGATCGAGTCCCTTCTAACTCTTTTCAGTATTGTTGTTTAAACGATTTAGTTGGAGATCTGGTCGAAGAATTTTCCGAGGTAGCGATGAGGGCTGATATCGATCTCATTGAGCAAATCCCCGATCGCTCCATTCAGGTTTTAGGAGATGATTCTCAACTTTACCGTTTAGTCTCTAATTTAATCGCTAATGCTATTCAATATACCCCTAGTAAAGGTCAAGTCGTGGTGAGCTTAACCGTCAAAGAACGCCAGGCTTTGATTCAGGTTCGAGATACGGGAATAGGGATTGCCAAAGAGGAGCAACCGCGTATTTTCGATCGCTTTTACCGGGTTGACAGCGATCGCGCTCGAACCACAGGAGGTACAGGTTTAGGGTTAGCCATTGCCCGGGCGATCGCCCACCATCATCAAGGCGATCTTACAGTTACCAGTCAACTCGGCCAAGGGAGTTTATTCACTATTGCTCTTACCCTGATTCATTCTTGA